In Arachis hypogaea cultivar Tifrunner chromosome 17, arahy.Tifrunner.gnm2.J5K5, whole genome shotgun sequence, a single window of DNA contains:
- the LOC112765729 gene encoding DEAD-box ATP-dependent RNA helicase 16 has protein sequence MAATTTKNILKETVQRYEEDASDDKSFEELGVDARLIRALLKKGIDKPTPIQRVAIPLILEGKDVVARAKTGSGKTFAYLLPMLQKLFANVDHKKQAPNAFVLVPTRELCQQVYTEVVSLIELCRVQLKVAQLNSNMQASDLRAALTGPPDILISTPACLAKCLFDGVLQPASINATLETLILDEADLLLSYGYENDIKSFTPHVPRSCQCLLMSATSSTDVDKLKKLILHNPFILTLPEVGNNKDDVIPKNVQQFWILCPANDKLLYTLAVLKLELVQKKVLIFTNDIDMSFRLKLFLEKFGIKSAVLNAELPQNSRLHILEEFNAGLFDYLIATDVSQSKEKDEAPKEGKGSRKSRKHKLKLDSEFGVVRGIDFKNVFTVINFDMPQSVAGYVHRIGRTGRAYSSGASISLVSTDEMETLEEVKAFVGDDENKGSNTIVEFPFLTKNAVESLRYRAEDIGKSVTKIAVRESRAQDLRNEILNSEKLKAHFESNPRDLDLLKHDKVLSKNAPPSHLRDVPNYLLDKTTQEARKMVKLASDAMGNNNHRKGFKKKPKTGGDPLKAISAAVSKRSHKGGSHNNSGGRHKHKRLTDLF, from the exons ATGGCGGCGACAACAACCAAAAACATATTGAAAGAAACGGTGCAGCGATATGAAGAAGACGCAAGCGACGATAAGAGCTTCGAGGAGCTCGGTGTGGACGCTCGTCTCATTCGTGCCTTGCtcaagaaaggaatcgacaagcCCACACCAATTCAGAGAGTCGCTATTCCACTCATTCTG GAAGGTAAGGATGTGGTTGCTCGTGCGAAGACAGGTTCTGGGAAGACGTTTGCTTACCTTCTCCCCATGCTACAGAAACTATTCGCTAATGTTGATCACAAGAAGCAGGCACCCAATGCTTTTGTTCTTGTTCCGACTCGCGAGCTGTGTCAACAG GTCTACACAGAGGTTGTGTCACTCATTGAGTTATGCCGAGTTCAACTGAAAGTCGCCCAATTGAATAGCAATATGCAAGCTTCTGATCTG CGTGCAGCTCTGACTGGACCTCCTGATATTTTGATATCCACACCTGCTTGCCTAGCAAAGTGCTTGTTTGATGGTGTACTTCAACCAGCTTCCATTAATGCTACGCTTGAAACTCTAATTCTTGATGAG GCAGATCTTCTATTATCATATGGATATGAAAATGATATAAAATCTTTTACGCCTCATGTACCCAGAAGTTGCCAGTGTCTTCTTATGTCCGCAACATCAAG TACTGATGTTGACAAACTAAAGAAGTTGATTCTACACAATCCATTCATTTTGACTTTGCCTGAAGTGGGAAATAATAAGGATGACGTCATCCCAAAAAATGTTCAGCAGTTCTGG ATCTTGTGCCCTGCCAATGATAAATTGCTCTACACCCTTGCTGTTTTGAAGTTGGAGTTAGTGCAAAAGAAAGTTCTGATATTCACTAATGACATAGACATGAGTTTCAGATTGAAATTGTTCCTAGAAAAG TTTGGGATTAAGTCTGCTGTTTTAAATGCTGAGTTGCCACAGAATTCCCGACTTCATATTCTTGAG GAGTTCAATGCTGGTCTGTTTGATTATCTTATTGCAACTGATGTCAGTCAGTCGAAGGAGAAGGATGAAGCACCTAAAGAAGGCAAAGGATCACGAAAGTCTAGGAAACATAAACTTAAACTCGATTCTGAATTTGGAGTAGTAAGGGGAATTGATTTCAAAAATGTATTCACG GTTATAAACTTTGATATGCCTCAAAGTGTTGCAGGATATGTACATCGAATTGGACGTACAGGAAGAGCATATAGTTCTGGTGCTTCTATTTCTCTG GTTTCAACAGATGAGATGGAAACATTGGAAGAAGTAAAAGCTTttgttggtgatgatgaaaacaagGGCTCAAACACAATTGTGGAGTTTCCTTTCCTCACCAAGAATGCAGTTGAATCTTTGCGGTATAGGGCTGAG GACATTGGGAAGAGCGTAACTAAAATTGCTGTGCGAGAATCACGTGCTCAGGATTTGCGGAATGAAATTCTAAACTCTGAAAA GTTGAAGGCCCACTTTGAAAGTAATCCAAGAGACTTAG ATCTGTTGAAACATGACAAAGTTTTAAGCAAGAATGCACCTCCTTCGCACCTGCGTGATGTGCCTAACTACCTATTAGACAAGACCACCCAGGAGGCAAGGAAAATGGTCAAGCTTGCAAGTGATGCAATGGGAAATAATAATCATCGCAAGGGATTCAAGAAAAAACCAAAAACAGGTGGAGACCCTCTGAAGGCTATCTCTGCTGCG GTATCAAAAAGATCGCACAAAGGTGGAAGCCACAACAATAGCGGTGGTAGACATAAGCACAAAAGACTGACTGATTTATTCTAG